The Halostella litorea region CCGAGTGGCTCGGCGAGGACCCGGCCGCGGACGACTGACCGGTCGCTTCTCGGGCCATTCAAGTCGCGGACGCGCGTAGCCGCCGCCATGAACGACACGCGCCGGGAGGTGGTGCGGGCGCTCGCCGACGGGCCGGTCGGCGGCCCCGAACTCGCCGACCGCATCGGCGTCTCGCGGGCAGCCGTCTGGAAACACGTCGAGGCGCTCCGCGAGGCGGGGTTCGACGTCGAGAGCGACGGCGGCTACCGGCTGGCCGGCGTGCCGGAGTACGGCGGCGCGGCCGTCGAGTACGGGCTGGACGCGCCCTACGAGGTCGAGTACCACGACGCCGTCGACAGCACGAACGACCGCGCCCGCGAACTCGCCGACGAGGGCGCGGACGGGGTGGTCGTGCTCGCCGACGAGCAGACCCACAGCAAGGGCCGCCTCGACCGCGAGTGGACCTCGCCGAGCGGCGGCGTCTGGGCGAGCGTCGTCGTCCGCCCCGCCCTCTCGCCCGCCGGCGTCCCGGTGGTCACGCTGGCGGCGGCGGTGGCGACGACCCGCGCGCTCCGCGAGGCGGGCGTCGACGCCGGGATCAAGTGGCCCAACGACGTGCTGGCGCGCGACGACGGCCGGAAGCTAGCGGGGATCCTCACGGAGATGGAGGGGGAGGCCGACCGCGTCAACTGGGTCGTCGTCGGGGTCGGGGTGAACGTCAACGTCGACGCCGCCGACCTCCCCGCGACGGCGACCAGCGTGCGGGAGCGCGTCGGCGACGTGGAGCGGCGCGCGTTCGTCCAGCGCCTGCTGGAGGCGTTCCACGACCTGCTCGGTGACTCGGACGCGGTGCTTGACGCGTGGCGCGAGGCGGCGCTGACGCTCGGCGAGCGGGTCCGCGTCGAGACGCCGGGCGGCGAACTAGTCGGCGAGGCGGTCGACGTGGAACCGCCGGGGACGCTGGTGGTCGCGACCGACGACGGGGAGCGCCGCGTTCACGCCGGCGACTGCGAACACCTCCGGCCGGAGTAGGCTACCCCTCCGCGTCCTCGACTATCGACGGCTCCTGTCGCTCCTCGCCCTCGCCGCTGACCCGGACCGTCAGCACGGGCACGTCGGCAGAGCGGACGACGCGCTCGGCGACGCTCCCCAGCAGCAGGCGGTCGATCCCGCCGCGGCCGTGGGTCCCCATCACGACCAGGTCACAGCCCTCGGCCTCGGCGTAGCGGACGATTTCCTTGCTCGGCGAACCGTCCAGCAGCGCCGTCTCGACGGCGACGCCGCGGTTCTCG contains the following coding sequences:
- a CDS encoding biotin--[acetyl-CoA-carboxylase] ligase → MNDTRREVVRALADGPVGGPELADRIGVSRAAVWKHVEALREAGFDVESDGGYRLAGVPEYGGAAVEYGLDAPYEVEYHDAVDSTNDRARELADEGADGVVVLADEQTHSKGRLDREWTSPSGGVWASVVVRPALSPAGVPVVTLAAAVATTRALREAGVDAGIKWPNDVLARDDGRKLAGILTEMEGEADRVNWVVVGVGVNVNVDAADLPATATSVRERVGDVERRAFVQRLLEAFHDLLGDSDAVLDAWREAALTLGERVRVETPGGELVGEAVDVEPPGTLVVATDDGERRVHAGDCEHLRPE
- a CDS encoding universal stress protein, which translates into the protein MSPHTTMYDRILVPTDGSEGVERAIEHAVDLAAAHGASVHAVYVVNSASYGTIPMETSWEGIADVLRDEGESALERVRTLAENRGVAVETALLDGSPSKEIVRYAEAEGCDLVVMGTHGRGGIDRLLLGSVAERVVRSADVPVLTVRVSGEGEERQEPSIVEDAEG